Proteins from a genomic interval of Quercus lobata isolate SW786 chromosome 11, ValleyOak3.0 Primary Assembly, whole genome shotgun sequence:
- the LOC115966604 gene encoding uncharacterized protein LOC115966604, which translates to MSKAPPEMDRTTSPISSKAHHHHLKHHHYRNLSPFSFYSPKLSIYILATCVILFILFNIQYSLQTPPSNSPLSTSSWSLMHQWQRVINTTTTTLAFSSTNCTNELISLADKLRHSVTFLPLKDLRYTQTALQGHTWFMSSMHDTHEEYEVQYQQFPSENSHGRLLCLKGRDKHDGSWNSYALAWPETLPFNATLMKGLTFVSYNHYNYDNIWHGLSAMVPFVAWHKKNKCEIPNRWVLYHWGELRLNMGLWLKTLMEATFDGPPYIEGFEGVLGDDEPVCFEKAVVMRHNEGGMSRERRMEVYDLMRCKARMYCNVSLEGRVAEVNDKGVPVIGITMFMRTGPRSFRNQTEVIGIFERECAKVDSCRVMVAYSNNLSFCEQVKLMSMTDILVSPHGAQLTNMFLMDRNSSVMEFFPKGWLKLAGVGQYVYHWIASWSGMRHQGAWRDPNGDKCPYPEDDRRCMSIFKSGKIGHNETYFGEWARNVLAEVKTRKMEEASKKISSTGSDVERIIKNQPWSFDKHLVVLQTFEEFSKLKDLGFDKALFRVQVHDIAESIWETIGEVRRSPKSTDDDGGNFIQERFTVDITLPLCRGRVFKLENGEKSWVCFQYERDGRWKHYEKQCELWIRSKSSLTTDKRQFGSYIRAAPYQTGGRREILVLGYYDQVATTEKVPSEEGSPSVAAVIGKSNTVTEDDKERIKAVINSKGLVLGESIHITSEFLSHEAKVSSVGSRVEVLEVENSKLKKDLISAMDKTNTIKEKVKVLGDNLRA; encoded by the exons ATGAGCAAAGCACCTCCAGAGATGGATAGAACTACAAGTCCCATCTCTAGCAAAGCTCATCATCACCATCTCAAACACCACCACTATCGCAATCTCTCACCATTCTCTTTCTACTCTCCCAAACTCTCTATCTACATCCTAGCCACCTGTGTCATTCTCTTCATTCTCTTCAATATTCAATATTCCCTCCAAACCCCACCATCTAATTCCCCATTATCAACCTCATCATGGTCTCTCATGCATCAATGGCAGAGAGTCATcaacaccaccacaaccaccctAGCGTTTTCCTCCACCAACTGTACCAACGAGCTCATATCCTTGGCCGACAAGCTCCGCCACTCGGTAACATTTCTCCCACTCAAAGATTTACGATACACACAAACCGCTCTTCAAGGCCACACCTGGTTCATGAGCTCTATGCATGACACTCATGAGGAATATGAGGTACAATACCAACAATTCCCTTCAGAAAACTCACATGGCAGGCTTCTGTGCCTGAAAGGACGAGACAAGCATGATGGGTCTTGGAACTCCTACGCACTCGCATGGCCAGAAACTTTACCTTTTAATGCCACCCTCATGAAAGGCCTAACATTTGTGTCATACAATCATTACAACTATGACAATATCTGGCATGGTTTGTCAGCTATGGTACCCTTTGTGGCATGGcacaagaaaaacaaatgtGAAATTCCCAATAGGTGGGTTTTATACCACTGGGGTGAGCTTAGACTCAACATGGGGTTGTGGTTAAAGACCTTAATGGAGGCCACTTTTGATGGGCCACCATACATTGAAGGATTTGAAGGAGTACTTGGTGATGATGAGCCAGTTTGCTTTGAAAAAGCTGTGGTGATGAGGCACAATGAGGGAGGGATGTCAAGGGAGAGAAGGATGGAGGTGTATGATTTGATGAGGTGCAAGGCTAGAATGTACTGTAATGTGAGCCTGGAGGGCAGGGTTGCTGAGGTCAATGATAAAGGAGTGCCTGTGATTGggatcaccatgttcatgaggACTGGTCCTAGATCCTTCAGGAATCAGACTGAAGTGATTGGGATCTTTGAGAGGGAGTGTGCTAAGGTGGACAGTTGCCGAGTTATGGTGGCTTACTCCAACAATCTCAGCTTCTGTGAGCAG GTGAAGCTGATGAGCATGACAGACATTCTAGTATCCCCTCACGGTGCCCAGTTAACCAACATGTTCCTAATGGACAGAAACAGCAGTGTGATGGAGTTTTTCCCTAAAGGCTGGCTAAAACTTGCAGGCGTAGGCCAATATGTGTATCATTGGATAGCTAGCTGGTCTGGGATGAGACATCAAGGTGCATGGCGAGATCCCAATGGGGACAAATGCCCCTACCCGGAAGACGATCGCCGCTGCATGTCCATCTTCAAGAGTGGCAAAATTGGACACAATGAGACGTACTTTGGTGAGTGGGCTAGAAATGTTTTGGCTGAAGTGAAGACTAGGAAGATGGAAGAAGCCTCAAAGAAGATCAGTTCTActgg TTCAGATGTGGAAAGGATAATCAAAAATCAGCCATGGAGTTTTGACAAACACCTTGTGGTCTTGCAAACATTTGAAgagttttcaaaactcaaagatCTAGGTTTTGATAAAGCATTGTTTCGGGTTCAGGTTCATGATATTGCAGAAAGCATTTGGGAAACCATTGGAGAGGTCCGAAGGTCACCTAAATCCACAGATGATGATGGAGGTAACTTCATTCAGGAACGTTTCACAGTGGATATTACTCTTCCTTTATGCCGAGGTAGGGTGTTCAAGCTAGAGAATGGGGAGAAATCATGGGTTTGTTTTCAGTATGAGAGGGATGGTCGTTGGAAACACTATGAAAAACAATGCGAGCTATGGATTCGTAGCAAGAGCTCTCTAACCACTGATAAACGACAATTCGGTTCCTATATCAGAGCGGCACCATATCAAACAGGTGGAAGAAGGGAAATTCTGGTGCTTGGGTACTATGATCAGGTGGCAACGACTGAGAAAGTTCCATCGGAGGAGGGAAGTCCATCGGTTGCTGCAGTGATAGGGAAATCTAATACGGTAACTGAGGATGATAAGGAGAGAATTAAGGCTGTAATTAATTCAAAAGGCTTG